DNA from Petropleomorpha daqingensis:
ACGAACGCGAAGCTGGTCTGCAGCGAGAAGGAGCACGAGTGGTGCAACACCTTCGACGGGCCGTTCAACGGCGCGCACCTCAAGGCCGACTTCGCCGGGCTGACCTTCGAGACCGTCTCCGGTGACACGACCGACTTCCTGCCGGGAGTGAGCTTCATCCAGACCCCCGGGCACACCCCGGGCTCGATGTCGATGCGGGTCGACCTGCCCGAGACCGGCACGATGATCTTCACCGCCGACGCCGTCTACATGGGCGCCAGCTACGGGCCGCCGACCGTGCCCGCGGCGATCGTGAACAACCTCGAGCAGTTCTACAGCTCGGTGGAGAAGATCCGCGGGCTGGCCGAGGAGACGAATGCGACGGTCGTCTTCGGGCACGACGCCAACCAGATCCACGAACTGCGGACGGCCCCGGAGGGCAACTACCGATGAGCGACAGCGACGGGCGCACCGAGGAGACGATCTTCACCTGGGGGGCCACCCCGCTGAAGTTCGGACCGGGATCGGTCGACGAGATCGGCTTCGACATCTCCCAGTACGGCGTCGAGCGGGTGCTGATCATCACCGACGCCAACGTGCACGGCGCCGGGCTGCCGCAGCGGATCGCCGACTCGCTGACCAAGTACGGCATCCGGTCGGAGATCTTCGACGGCGTCCACGTCGAGCCGACCGACGAGAGCATGGACAAGGCGGCGGGCTACGCCAAGGCGCAGGGGCCGTGGGACGGCTTCGTCGCCGTCGGCGGCGGCTCGGCGATCGACACCGCGAAGGCGGTCAACCTGCTCACCACCGACGGCGGTGAGCTCATGGACTACATCAACAAGCCGATCGGGCAGGCCCGGGCGCCGAAGGGGCAGCTCAAGCCGCTGATCGCCGTCCCGACGACGGCGGGCACCGGCTCGGAGAGCACCGCCATGTGCGTGCTCGACGTGCTCTCGATGAAGGTGAAGACCGGGATCAGCCACTGGCGGCTGCGGCCCACCCTCGCCGTCATCGACCCGCTGCTGTCGCTGTCCCTGCCGCCGGAGGTGACCGCCTCGGCGGGCATGGACATCGTCTGCCACGCGCTGGAGTCCTACACCGCGCGCTGGTACACGACCTTCGACAAGAAGAAGGCCGAGGAGCGGGTCACCTACTGCGGGTCGAACCCGGTCTCGGACCTGTGGTGCGAGAAGGCGATGTCGCTGCTCGCGCGCTCGTTCCGCACGGCCGTGCACGAGGGCGACGACCTGCAGGCGCGCTCCGACATGATGGCGGCGGCGACGTTCGCCGGGATGGGCTTCGGCAACTCGGGAGTGCACATCCCGCACGCCAACGCCTACCCGATCGCCGGCATGGTCAAGGACTTCCGTCCGTCGGGCTACCCGCAGGACGAGCCGATGGTGCCGCACGGCATGTCGGTGTCGCTGACCGCGCCGGAGGCCTTCCGGTTCAGCTTCGAGTCCGCCCCCGAGCGGCACCTGACGGCGGCGTCGCTGATGGCGCCGGACCGGGACAAGCTCAACGACCCGAAGGAGCAGCTGCCCACCGTGCTGACCGAGCTGATGCGCGACATCGGCATCCCGAACGGGATCGGCGCGGTCGGCTACACCGAGAGCGACATCCCCGACCTGGTGCCCGGCACGATGAAGCAGCAGCGGCTCCTGGCCACCTGCCCGCGACCGGTCAGCGAGGACGACATCGCCGACATCTTCGGCAAGTCCATCGAGAACTGGTGACGGCGGTGCCGCTCTACGACTACCGCTGCTGCGCCGGTCACCGCTTCGAGGCGATGGCGCCGCTGGCCGCGTCGGATTCCGCGGTGTGCCCGTGCGGGGGTGCTGCCGTCAAGGTGCCGTCGCGGGTCGCGCTCGGCGGGGTCGCCGACGCCGGCCGGCCGATGGAGCTGATGCCGCAGACCTGGCGCGGCACCTACGAGGGCAACCGCGAGTACCTCGGCGAGCTGCGCCGGGAGTGGGGCGCCCGGCAGAGGCTCGAGGAGAAGCACCCCGAGCTGGCCGGCGACCAGCGGCCGATCCTCGCCCACGAGGGCCGCTTCCACGGCGCACCGCTGCGCGCCGGCGACCCGGTGCCGGGTCACGGTCACGGCACCCACACCCACGGGGGCCACACCCACACCCACCCGTAGGTGGTTGTGCGTGCTTAGCCGCGGGTGGTTAAGCACGCGAAACCACCCGCGGGGACGACGACCTGGGGACGGTCATGGACGACCTCGAGACCTTCCAGCTCTTCCTCGACGGCAAGGGCGTCGACGCACTGTCCGGCCGCACGTTCGAGTCGATGAACCCCTACACCGGCAGGCCGTGGGCGCGGCTGGCCGACGGCGCCCCGGAGGACGTCGACGCCGCGGTCGCCTCGGCGCGGGCGGCGTTCGACGGCGAGTGGGGCGCCATGACCGGCTTCCAGCGGGCCGCGGTGCTGCGCGCCTGCGGCACGGCGCTGGAGGGCGCGGCCGAGCGGCTGGCGCTGCTCGAGGTCAACGACTCCGGGAAGCTGTTGCGCGAGATGCGCGGGCAGATGCTCGCCCTGCCCCAGTGGTTCTTCTACTTCGCCGGGCTGGCCGACAAGCTCGAGGGCCGGACCATCCCGCCGGCCA
Protein-coding regions in this window:
- a CDS encoding FmdB family zinc ribbon protein; its protein translation is MTAVPLYDYRCCAGHRFEAMAPLAASDSAVCPCGGAAVKVPSRVALGGVADAGRPMELMPQTWRGTYEGNREYLGELRREWGARQRLEEKHPELAGDQRPILAHEGRFHGAPLRAGDPVPGHGHGTHTHGGHTHTHP
- a CDS encoding hydroxyacid-oxoacid transhydrogenase → MSDSDGRTEETIFTWGATPLKFGPGSVDEIGFDISQYGVERVLIITDANVHGAGLPQRIADSLTKYGIRSEIFDGVHVEPTDESMDKAAGYAKAQGPWDGFVAVGGGSAIDTAKAVNLLTTDGGELMDYINKPIGQARAPKGQLKPLIAVPTTAGTGSESTAMCVLDVLSMKVKTGISHWRLRPTLAVIDPLLSLSLPPEVTASAGMDIVCHALESYTARWYTTFDKKKAEERVTYCGSNPVSDLWCEKAMSLLARSFRTAVHEGDDLQARSDMMAAATFAGMGFGNSGVHIPHANAYPIAGMVKDFRPSGYPQDEPMVPHGMSVSLTAPEAFRFSFESAPERHLTAASLMAPDRDKLNDPKEQLPTVLTELMRDIGIPNGIGAVGYTESDIPDLVPGTMKQQRLLATCPRPVSEDDIADIFGKSIENW
- a CDS encoding N-acyl homoserine lactonase family protein, which produces MATGTTVSILPCGAMSTDITWLLLAPGRAMRTRQTKDQPAEWVDCPTHCVLVDTPDGRLLWDTSCPRDWEERWAPTGLQDFFPYDKVSEEEYLDSRLKQMGLSPGDLDYVVFSHLHFDHAGNAQLFKDTNAKLVCSEKEHEWCNTFDGPFNGAHLKADFAGLTFETVSGDTTDFLPGVSFIQTPGHTPGSMSMRVDLPETGTMIFTADAVYMGASYGPPTVPAAIVNNLEQFYSSVEKIRGLAEETNATVVFGHDANQIHELRTAPEGNYR